A window of Rhodothermus sp. contains these coding sequences:
- the wbaP gene encoding undecaprenyl-phosphate galactose phosphotransferase WbaP: protein MKDLVLTEAGGDGREGISTVEVAPVRKAAWSRPARYRRLYPRQILSGLALLGADVVLLVAFTLLAQGIGREALGEAYAIFGRAAWVTVGLMLLGISLLGCYSTVVMHPAAELRRLTVLTGLVYALPVGSMLIAMPLTVLHEVFLGGYWLGALVVLPLGHLFARLLLARTEWWGVPVLVLATGGAGELAVQTMRRWPELGLRPVGVLSDHHPVGDRLNEVPIVGRIQDAPQAGLRYGVRHAIVALAGQSHREVLELLERYSRYFRQLFVLPENPGMIAFWSTARSFEGLLGYGVQHSYWNLRSRMLKRAMDILGASVLLLLLLPLFAVVALLIKLDSPGPVFYRQMRMGRGGRCFPLLKFRTMYQDAERRLQELLQKRPDLREEYEVFHKLRNDPRVTRVGRYLRRFSIDELPQLWNVLRGELSLVGPRAYMPEERFQMDGMDRIILQKRPGVTGLWQVSGRNGLTFEDRVRMDVHYIHNWTPWLDLYILARTVPVVLTGEGAC from the coding sequence GATCCTTTCAGGATTGGCGTTGCTGGGAGCTGATGTGGTGCTGCTGGTGGCGTTTACGTTGCTGGCCCAGGGCATAGGACGGGAAGCGCTGGGAGAAGCATATGCCATTTTTGGTCGGGCGGCCTGGGTAACCGTTGGTCTGATGCTGCTGGGCATTTCCCTGCTGGGCTGCTACAGCACGGTGGTGATGCATCCGGCGGCGGAATTGCGGCGCCTGACCGTCCTGACCGGTCTGGTATATGCGCTGCCTGTCGGTAGTATGCTGATCGCCATGCCTCTGACGGTGTTACATGAGGTGTTTCTGGGGGGATACTGGTTGGGCGCGCTCGTGGTATTACCGCTGGGGCATCTGTTTGCCCGGCTACTTCTGGCCCGGACCGAATGGTGGGGGGTGCCGGTGCTGGTCCTGGCTACAGGGGGGGCCGGCGAGCTGGCGGTGCAGACCATGCGGCGCTGGCCCGAGCTGGGGCTGCGTCCTGTCGGCGTGCTTTCGGATCATCATCCAGTCGGTGACAGGCTGAATGAGGTGCCCATTGTGGGCCGCATCCAGGACGCCCCGCAGGCCGGGCTCCGCTACGGCGTCCGGCATGCCATCGTGGCCCTGGCCGGGCAGAGTCATCGGGAGGTGCTGGAGCTCCTGGAACGTTACAGTCGCTACTTCCGACAGCTGTTCGTGCTGCCCGAAAATCCCGGCATGATCGCTTTCTGGAGCACGGCCCGGTCGTTCGAAGGGTTGCTCGGCTATGGCGTGCAGCATTCGTACTGGAACCTACGGTCACGTATGCTCAAGCGGGCCATGGACATCCTGGGAGCTTCGGTGTTGCTCCTGTTGCTGTTGCCGCTTTTTGCGGTGGTGGCTCTGCTGATCAAGCTCGACTCGCCCGGGCCGGTCTTTTACCGGCAGATGCGCATGGGGCGTGGCGGCCGTTGCTTCCCGCTCCTGAAGTTCCGGACCATGTATCAGGACGCCGAGCGACGGCTACAGGAATTGCTCCAGAAACGTCCGGATCTGCGTGAGGAGTACGAAGTATTTCACAAACTACGTAACGATCCACGGGTCACTCGGGTGGGTCGCTATCTGCGACGGTTCAGCATCGACGAACTACCTCAGCTCTGGAACGTGCTGCGTGGAGAGCTCAGTCTGGTAGGGCCCCGTGCCTATATGCCGGAGGAGCGCTTTCAGATGGATGGTATGGATCGGATCATTCTTCAGAAGCGTCCTGGCGTGACCGGACTGTGGCAGGTGTCGGGACGCAATGGACTTACGTTTGAAGATCGGGTTCGCATGGATGTACATTATATTCATAACTGGACGCCCTGGCTGGATCTGTATATCCTGGCCCGTACGGTGCCGGTCGTACTGACCGGGGAAGGGGCGTGTTGA